The sequence below is a genomic window from Mycobacterium sp. ITM-2016-00316.
AAGGGTGGGCTGGTCTCGGTGGGCGCGCTGTCCGGGCGGTTCAGCTACACCCCGTCGGATCAGGCGCGCCTGCTGGCCACGTCGAGTGCCGATCTGGACGACAGGGTGGACACCTTCGGTGTCACCGTCACCGATCTGTACGGTGGCGCCACCGATGTGCCGGTGACGGTGGAGATCCTCACCGCCGAGGTACCGCCGGTCGGTGCTCCGATCCTGGGGCTTCCGGATGCCAATGGCGTTGTCACCGGCCATATCCAGGGCGCCGCTCGCGACGGGGGCACCCTCGTGTACAGCCTGGCGAACTCATCGAACCCCGCCGGCTCCACCGACGAATCGGCATACTCGCGCAAGGGCGGGCTGGTGCAGTTGGATCCGGTCACCGGCCATTTCGTCTTCGTCCCGACGATCTCGCAGGCCACCATCGCGGGCCTGGACACCGACACGTTCACGGTGACGGTGACCAACACCCTCGGCGGTTCCGCCGACGTGACGGTGAATCCGTTGGCGCACCTGACGATCGGTGTGGAAACCGTCAGCACCGCCCCCGATGTCCAGTGCGGCAGGCTGGCGGTCAGCGAGGACGGTCCGCTGTCGTTCCGCGTGGGCACCGGTCCCCGCAAGGGCACCGTGCAGGTGGACCGCAACGGCGCCTACGTCTACACGCGGACCCCCGGGCTCGGACACGGCATCACCGCCGCCGACAGCTTCACCATCGTCGGCACCGACGACTACGGCCGCTCGATCACCGTGGCGGTCGTGGCGGTGTGCCCGCCGCTGACGACCGTCGCCCCGGTGGCTGCCACGGTGGTGGTGTTCGAGTCGGCGGTCAACGGTATGGGCGACCAGACCACCAGGGGCATGATCGCCGCTCCCGGCGCCGAACGCTTCACCAGCGGCACGGTGCTGTCGACCAAGGGCAGCTCGGCCTACATCGCCGCGGACGGCACCTTCACCTATTCCAGCGCGCAGAACCTCGGGGTGGGGCACGGCGCCGCCGCGGTCGATGCGCTGGCCGCCGACAAGGCCGATACCTTCTCCGTCCTCGCCGAACACGCCGACGGGCGCCGCACCCCGGTTCTGGTGACGGTGCAGCTGCACCCGTACAACAACACCCCGACACAGGGCACGACCGGCGGCAGTGGCCGCACCCGTGGCCTGCGGACCGGCGACTGGACCACCAGCGTCGTCGACGTCGACGGTGACGACATCACCTACAGCATCACCCAGCGCAACCCCACCGGCGTGGTGTCGGTGAGCCGCAACCGGGTCGGCGCGTTCACTGTGCACTACGAATCGACATCGGTACGGGCAGGCACCTGGTACCCCAGCGAGAGATTCACGATCACCTTCTACGACGGGCACCTCAAGGCCGACGGGACCCCCGCGGCCGTGATCGCGGAATACCTGTTCTAGATCGCCCAGAACCCCCGCTCGATTGCCCGCCGGTGCTCTCCGGGACCGGCGGGCAATAACTGTTGAGGTCCCGTGGTTCATACTGATGGCACCGGGCTACCCGCGCGCGTGCGCGCAGGTCGACGCTCACGAATCTGATGAAGGTGGCACAGGATGACAAGGCTGGATTCCGTCGAACGGGCGGTGGCCGACATCGCGGCGGGCAAGGCAGTCGTGGTCATCGACGACGAGGACCGCGAGAACGAGGGCGATCTGATCTTCGCGGCCGAGAAGGCCACCCCTGAGCTGGTCGCGTTCATGGTCCGCTACACCTCCGGTTATCTGTGTGTGCCGCTGGACGGGGCGGTCTGCGACCGGCTCGGGTTGCTGCCGATGTACGCGGTGAACCAGGACAAGCACGGCACCGCGTACACGGTCACCGTCGATGCCAAGAAGGGCGTCGGCACCGGTATCTCGGCCTCCGACCGCGCCACCACCATGCGCGCGCTCGCCGACCCGGCGGCCATCGCCGAAGATTTCACCAAACCCGGCCACGTGGTGCCGCTGCGAGCCAAGGACGGCGGCGTGCTCCGTCGCCCCGGGCACACCGAGGCCGCGGTCGACCTGGCCCGCCTGGCCGGTCTGCAGCCGGCGGGCGCCATCTGCGAGATCGTCAGCCAGAAGGACGAAGGCGCCATGGCGCAGACCGATGAGCTGCGGGTCTTCGCCGACGATCATGACCTGGCGCTCATCTCCATCGCCGATCTCATCGAATGGCGCCGCAAGCACGAAAAGCACATCGAGCGGATCGCCGAGGCTCGGATTCCGACCCGGCACGGCGAGTTCCGGGCGGTCGGCTACACGTCGATCTACGAGGATGTCGAACACGTCGCCCTGGTGCGTGGGGACATCTCCGGACCGGAGTTCGACGGTCACGACGTCCTGGTCCGGGTGCATTCCGAATGCCTGACCGGCGATGTGTTCGGGTCACGCCGCTGCGACTGCGGTCCGCAACTGGACGCCGCGATGGCCATGGTGGCCCAGGAAGGCCGTGGGATCGTGCTGTACATGCGCGGCCACGAGGGCCGGGGGATCGGCCTGCTGCACAAGCTGCAGGCCTACCAGCTGCAGGATGCGGGTGCAGACACCGTGGACGCCAACCTGGAGCTGGGGCTGCCCGCCGATTCGCGTGACTACGGTATCGGTGCACAGATCCTGGTCGACCTCGGTGTGCGGTCGATGCGTCTGCTCACCAACAACCCGGCCAAGCGCGTCGGGCTGGACGGCTACGGCCTGCACATCACCGAGCGGGTGCCGTTGCCGGTGCGTGCCAACGCCGAGAACATCCGCTACCTGATGACCAAGCGCGACCGGATGGGCCATGACCTGACCGGCCTCGAGGATTACGACGAGGTGGCCCCCGGCGAACTCGGTGGCGCCCGATGAGCGGCGCGGGCGGGGCGGTCCCCGACCTGCCCGATATCGACGCCTCCTCGGTGTCGCTGGGCATCGTCGTGAGCACCTGGCACGCGCAGATCTGCGACGCCCTGCTCGACGGGGCGTTGCGGGCGGCCAAACGGCTGGGCGTGACCGATCCCGCCGTGGTGCGCGTGCACGGCGCGATCGAGATCCCGGTCGTCGCGCAGGCGCTGGCCGGCAAGTACGACGCGGTGGTGGCCCTCGGTGTGGTGATCCGCGGCGAGACACCGCATTTCGACTATGTCTGTGACGCGGTCACCCAGGGGCTCACCCGGGTGTCGCTGGATCTCGCGACGCCGGTGGCCAACGGGGTGCTGACCACCAATACCGAGCAGCAGGCGTTCGACCGCGCCGGACTGCCGCGTTCCAGCGAGGACAAGGGCGCCCAGGCCGCCGCCGCGGCCCTGTCGACCGCACTGGTGCTGCGCGACCTGGCGTCATGAGCCAGGACTCCGGCGGGCAGGAGCGGAGCGACCCGGGGAAAGGCTCCGGCGGGGAGCACAGCGACCCGGGGAATGCCCCATGGGAGCTGGAGGTCCGGCCGCACCTGACGCCGTACTTCGTCTACGGGGCGGCTTTCCTGATTGCGGCCGCCCACATCGGTGTCGGTTTCCTGCTGAAGGTCGGTTCCAGCGGTGTGGTGTTCCGCACCGCAGACCAGGTCGGCATCGCACTGGTCGGGATCACCATCGCGGGTGTGACCCTGTTGCTGGCCCGCCCGCGGCTGCGCGCGGGAGCGGCGGGAATTTCGGTGCGCAATGCAGTGGCGTACAAGCTGATCCCGTGGTCCGAGGTGGTTGACGTGTCCTTCCCGGTGGGCGCGCGGTGGGCCAGAGTCGACCTGCCCGATGACGAGTACACCGCGATCATGGCGATCCAGGCGGTCGACAAGGACCGCGCGGTGCAGGCGATGGACCGGTTGCGAGCGCTGATGGATCGCTACCGCCCCGACCTCAATTCACATTCAGCATCATCGTGATCTCACCGACGGTCCCGGCAGTGTCGCCGGCACTGACGGTGAACCCCAGACTGTCGTAGACGGCGCGTGCCGCCTCGTTGGCGGCGTGCACCCGCAGCGTCACCCGTTGCACCCGCTGATTGCGGGCCCAATCCACCGCCTCGGCGACCAGCGTGCGCCCCAGTCCGCGCCCGCGGGCCGCGGGATCCAGCCACAGCGAGTACAGATACACCGCCTCCGGGCTCTGGCGTTTACACCGCCTCCGGGCTCTGGCGTTGCGCGCCGATCAGGCCGACCGGCCGGCCGTCGACGACGGCGGCGAACTGCGCGTGGGCGCGCAGCCGGCGGCGCCACTGCGCCGCGGTGAAGGTGGACTCGTGCCGGTACTGCGGGTCCTCGGCGCCCAGCGAGTCGGTGAGGGCGCGAAGCCGCACGCCCGCGAAGGCCCGCCAGTCCGTCTCCGTCAGCCGCGCTATCCGCGCCTGCGCCATCCCCATCGCATCAGTATCGCCGCTGCTGGCTGCGGTAGGATCGGCAAGTCGATGAGTACCTTGGAATTCGTGTCGACGTCGGCCGGCGGCATCGCCGAAAGCGACGCGCCACTCGTCTGCGCACCCGCCCTGGTTGCGGCGCTGGGCACCCAACCGGCGCTCACCGTGCCGCTGGTCAGTGGCCGCGAGGCCGACACCGGGCTCATCTGGGCGCGACTGGACGAAACGGCCCGCTTCTTCGGCATCGACATCCCGCCGGTCACCGCGCTGCGTGACACCGTGACGGGCTTCCTCGACGAGGCGACCGCCCGGCACGGGCCGGTCACGCTGGCGGCGCGGGTGATGGTCGCCGAGGTCGACGGGCAGTCCCGGTTCGTGGTGTCCGCATCGGTGATCGACCCGGTCCGGAACGAGCCGGTGGTGCTGAACATCACATCGGGCCCGTCCGACGAGCCGATGCCACACTGGCGTCGGATGGCGGGGCGCACCGGCAGTCAGGCCGAGGCCGATCTCGCCGAACGCGAGTTGCGGGCCGCCGGTTACGCCGACGAGGTTTTCGCCGACGGCGACCTGGTGCACCCTCCGCGACTGGGCGCGTTGGTCTTCGACACCGCCGGCGGGGCCGTCGGCACCGGCGCGGACAGACTGGAGTTGCTGCGGGCCGCCGGTCTGCTGGACGGCGTGCGCTACTCGGATGCGCCCGTCCCGGTCTCCGGCGCTGCACGTGCCCACTGGGTGTCACCGCGTTTCGAGACCCATCCCGTCAGCGCCATCGGCGCCCGTCGATTCGAGGTGGCGCCGAATGAGTGAGTCATTCCGTCCGGAATCCTTCGACGCCTTGGTGATCGACGGCAACGACTGGGTTGACGGCCGGCTCAAGCTGCACTACACGCTGCGCGGTCCGGACCCGGTCAGCTTCACCGAGGTGATCGATTTCGGTGACATCGGCGCCGCGCCGGACCCGTTGCTGGCCCGTCTGCTGACGCTCACCTGCTCGCTGAGCTACTACAAGGCGGCCGCCCCGCCCCGCATCGAGATCGCTTTCCCCACACACGATTTCGAGAAGCGTTACCTGAGCGCGCTCATCGAGGGCGGTCTGGGTGAGTTCGCGTACACCAACCAGCTGCCCGATGCGCTGACCCCCGAGATCGACGGTCCGGTGGCGACCGACCGGCCCCGCGACGGTGACGCTTGGGATCCGGCGGCAACCCCGCTGGTTCCCGTCGGCGGCGGAAAGGACTCGGTGGTCAGCATCGAGGCGTTCCGTCGGCACGGCGTGGCGCCGATGTTGTTCAGTGTCAACCGGTATGACCCCATCGATCGGTGCATCGAGGTGAGCGGTCTCAGCAGTGTGCACGTGCGCCGCAGCATCGACCGCCGGCTCATCCGGGCCAACGCCGAGGGCGCCTACAACGGGCATGTGCCGGTGACCGCGATCAACAGTGTGATCGGCTTGATCGTGGCCGACGCCCACGGTTTCGGTCCGGTGGTGCTGTCCAACGAGCGGTCCTCCAACGTCGGCAATGTCGAGTGGCTCGGCCGCGATATCAACCACCAGTGGTCCAAGAGCCTGGCGTACGAGACGCTGCTGCGGGACACCCTGGCGCGCCACGGATTCAACCCGGATCGCTACTTCTCGCTGCTGCGCGGGCTGTCGGAATCCCAGATCGCCGACCGGTTCGCCACCAGCGGAGAGTATTTCGGCGTTTTCACGAGCTGCAACCGGCTGTTCGCGCTGGATCCGAGCCGGCGTGCCAGTTCCTGGTGTGGGCACTGCCCGAAGTGCCAGTTCGTCTTCGTGCTGCTGGCGCCGCGACTGGGCCGGCCCACGCTGGAGAAGATCTTCGGCCGCAACCTGTTCGCCGACAACGGGAACCGGGACGGCATGGCCGACATCCTCGGTATCGGCGTGCACAAACCGTTCGAATGTGTTGGGGAGTACCACGAGGCGGCCCAGTCCATGCTCGCGGTGATCGACGACCCGCAGTGGCAGGGCCTGGAACTGGTCGACGATTTCGCCGAGCACCGCGCGCAACTGGCGGTGGTCGCTGTCGACCCGGATCCTTCGCCGGCCGAACATCATGTGCCCGAGCGGTATGCCAACCTGCTCGATACGAAGCCGGTCGATGACTGAGCTGGCCGGACGGGTCGTCGGAATCTGGGGGCTGGGCAAGGAGGGGCTGTCCATGGCCCGTACCGCCGCCGCGCAGGGGGCCGCCCGCATCATCGCGGTCGACGATCGCGCCGGCATCGTCGTGCCCGGCATCCCCAATCTGACGGTCAGCAGCGGTCCCAAGGCCCCGGAACGGTTGCGCGACACCGATATCGTGTTCGTCAGCCCCGGCGTGCCCTGGCGGCACCCGGTGTTCGCGCAGATGCGTGACACCGGGCCGGTGGTGTCGAATGCCGCCGACTGGTTCATGGCGCGCCACGGCGCCCGCACCGTGGGGATCACCGGTACCAAGGGCAAGAGCACCACCGCCGCGTTCCTGGCGCATCTGTTGGCAGGGCTGGGCGTGCCCGCGGTGGCGGCGGGCAATATCGGCACACCGCTGTCGGACCTAGACCCGGCCGCAGGCGAGTGGGTGGTGGCCGAGCTGTCGAGTCAGCAGTGCGCATTGTTGCGCACGCCGCCCGCGGTGGCGGTGATCACCAACCTGTTCCAGGATCATCTGGACTTCCACGGCGACATCACCGCCTACTACGAGGCGAAATCCCATGTGTTCGGCGCCGCCACGCGCTGCCTCGTCACGACACCCGCTGTCGTCGAGGCACTTCGGCGCATCGGCATCTCGGATCTTCCCCCGCTGCGTGCACTGGACCCCGCTGCGGTCAGGACGCCGGCGGGGGATTCGGTGCTGTCCTACGCGCACAACACCGTCAACGCCGCACTGGCGGCGCTGGCCGCCGAGCAGGTGCTCGGACGCCCGGTGACCGAGGCGGAGGTGGATGCCGCGGCCGCCACGTTCAGCGGTCTGCCGCACCGGCTGCAGACCGTCCGGCGCACCGGTGGGATCCGCTGGATCGACGACACGCTGGCGACCACCGGGGAAGCGGTGGTGGCCGCGCTGAGCGCCATGCGGTCCGATGAGGAGATCGCGCTGATCGTCGGCGGCATGGACCGGGCGTTGGATTACCGGCAACTCGACGCGTACCTGTGCAGCCGCCGGCGCCGGGTCACCCTCATCCAGGGCCCGACCAACGGTGCGCGTATCGGTACCGGTTTCGCCGCGGCGCATCCCGACCGCACGCACCGCGTGGACAGCCTGCAAGACGCGGTCCGGGTGGCCGCGGCGGTCCCCGGCGTCGACGTGGTGCTGCTGTCCCCGGGCGCCGCAAGCTACGACATCTTCCGCAACTACGAAGAAAAAGCCGCCGTGTACTGCGGGTATATCGACGTCATAGACACGCTCTAACCTGGACCCCGTGCCCGATCCAGCAACCTACCGGCCCGCGCCGGGTTCGATTCCCGTCGAACCCGGGGTCTACCGGTTCCGTGATCCGCACGGCCGGGTGGTCTACGTCGGCAAGGCCAAGAGCCTGCGCAGCCGCCTCAACTCCTACTTCGCCGATATCTCCGGCCTGGCGCCGCGCACCCGTCAGATGGTGATGACGGCGGGCAGCGTCGAGTGGACCGTGGTGTCCACCGAGGTCGAGGCGCTGCAGTTGGAATACAACTGGATCAAGGAGTTCGATCCCCGGTTCAACATCCGCTACCGCGACGACAAGTCCTACCCGGTGCTCGCGGTGACGCTCAACGAGGAGTACCCCCGGCTGTTCGTCTATCGCGGGCCGCGGCGCAAGGGGGTGCGCTATTTCGGGCCGTACTCCCATGCCTGGGCCATCCGGGAGACCCTGGATCTGCTGACCCGGGTGTTCCCGGCGCGCACCTGCTCGGCCGGAGTGTTCAAGCGGCACAGGCAGATCGACCGGCCCTGCCTGCTCGGTTACATCGACAAGTGTTCGGCGCCGTGCATCGGGCGGGTGAGCGCCGAACAGCACCGGCAGATCGTGCTGGACTTCTGCGACTTCCTGGCCGGCAAGACCGACCGGCTGGTCCGCGATATGGAACGGCAGATGAACGCCGCGGCCGAGGAACTCGACTTCGAGCGGGCGGCCCGGTTGCGAGACGACATCGGCGCGCTCAAGCGCGCGCTGGAAAAGCAGACCGTGGTGTTCGGCGACGGTACCGACGCCGATGTGGTGGCCTTCGCCGATGACGACCTGGAGGCGGCGGTCCAGGTGTTCCACGTGCGCGGCGGGCGGGTGCGCGGGCAGCGCGGGTGGGTGGTCGAGAAGGCCACGGAGCCGGAGACGGCCGAAAAGGGCTCAGAGCCAGAGGATTCGGGCAAGGCGCGTCTGGTCGAGCAGTTCCTCACCCAGTTCTACGGCGATCAGGCCGAACTCGGGTCCGTCGGTGGCCCGCAGGACGAGGCGACCAACCCGGTGCCCAAACAGGTGCTGGTGCCGGTGCTTCCCGAGAACGCCGAGCAACTGACCGACTGGCTGAGCGGGCTGCGTGGGTCCCGGGTGGACCTTCGGGTGCCGGTGCGCGGTGACAAGCGGACGCTGGCCGAGACGGTACAGCGCAACGCCCAGGACGCGCTGGCGCAGCACAAACTCAAGCGGGCCGGTGACTTCAACGCCAGATCCGAAGCGCTGCAGAACATCCAGGAAACGCTGGATCTCGCCGATGCGCCGCTGCGGATCGAATGTGTCGACATCAGCCATGTCCAGGGCACAGATGTGGTGGCCTCGCTGGTGGTCTTCGAGGACGGTCTGCCGCGCAAATCCGACTATCGGCACTACGCGATCCGGGAGGCCGCGGGCGACGGCCGCTCCGATGACGTCGCGTCCATTGCCGAGGTCACCCGGCGCCGGTTCGCCCGGCACGTCGCCGATGCCGAACAGCCGATGGTGGCCGAGGGCAAGTCGCGAAGATTCGCCTACCCGCCCAACCTCTACGTCGTCGACGGCGGCGCCCCGCAGGTGAACGCCGCGGCCGCCGCGCTGCGGGATCTCGGGGTGACCGATGTCGCCGTGATCGGGTTGGCCAAGCGCCTGGAAGAGGTCTGGGTGCCCGGTCCGTCGGCGGACCCGGTGATCTTCCCGCGTACCAGCGAGGGGCTCTACCTGTTGCAGCGCATCCGTGACGAAGCCCACCGCTTCGCGATCACCTTCCATCGCAGCAAGCGGTCCAAGCGGATGACCGCCTCGGCGCTGGATTCGGTGCGAGGATTGGGGGAGCACCGGCGAAAGGCGTTGGTGACGCACTTCGGTTCGGTGTCGCGGTTGCGCGCGGCCAGCGTCGAGGAGATCACCACGGTGCCCGGTATCGGCGTCGCCACGGCAAAGGCGGTGCTGGAAGCGTTGGGGGTTGCGGCATCCGCGGCGGTAGGTGATGAGATGGACACGCCCATCGATTCGGACACGCCCGGGCCGCTTTTGCACGATGATCGAGCCGAGGACCAACCGACCGAACGACCAGCCGAGAAGAACTCAGAACAGAAATCGGAGTGGCAGACCAGCGAATGAGCGAGGAATCAGGCATCGAAGTCGTCCTGGTCACCGGATTGTCGGGCGCCGGCCGCGGCACCGCCGCCAAAGTGCTCGAAGACCTCGGCTGGTACGTCGCCGACAACCTGCCACCCGAACTGATCGCGCGGATGGTCGACCTGGGTCTGGCCGCCGGTTCCCGCATCACCCAGCTGGCCCTGGTGATGGACGTGCGGTCGCGCGGTTTCACCGGTGACCTGGATTCGGTGCGCAACGAGCTGGCCACCCGCGGTATCCGGCCCCGGGTGCTGTTCATGGAAGCGGCCGACGAGATCCTGGTGCGCCGCTACGAGCAGAACCGCCGTAGCCACCCGTTGCAGGGCAATCAGACTCTGGCCGAAGGCATTACCGCCGAGCGAGCCATGCTGGCCCCGGTGCGCGCGGTGGCCGACCTGGTCATCGACACCACGACGCTTGCGGTGCCCGCGCTGCGGGAGAGCATCGAACGCGCCTTCGGCAGCGAGGCGGTCGCGCACACCAATGTCACCGTGGAGTCCTTCGGTTACAAGTACGGGCTGCCGATGGACGCCGACACCGTCATGGATGTCCGGTTCCTGCCCAACCCGCACTGGGTGGACGATTTGCGCCCGCACACCGGACAGCATCCGGCGGTGCGCGACTTCGTGCTCGGTCAGGACGGTGCCGCGGAATTCCTCGATACCTATCATCGGCTGCTGGGGGTGGTGATCGAGGGCTACCGCCGGGAAGGGAAGCGGTATATGACGGTCGCCATCGGCTGCACCGGCGGCAAACACCGCAGTGTCGCCATCGCCGAGGCGCTGGCCGGCCGGCTGGAAGCCGATGATCATCTGACGGTGCGGGCGCTGCACCGGGATCTGGGTCGCGAATGACGGCCGGTCCCACGCGCGTCGTCGCGCTCGGTGGCGGCCACGGCCTGTACGCGACGCTGTCGGCGGCCCGCCGGCTCACCCCGCACGTCACCGCCGTCGTGACCGTTGCCGACGACGGTGGCTCCTCGGGACGGCTGCGCAGCGAACTCGATGTCGTGCCGCCCGGTGATCTGCGAATGGCCCTGGCCGCGTTGGCCTCTGATTCACCACACGGACGGCTGTGGGCGACGATCATCCAGCACCGTTTCGGCGGAAGCGGCGCATTGGCCGGTCACCCGATCGGCAACCTACTGCTCGCCGGGCTCAGCGAGGTGCTCGCCGATCCGGTGGCCGCGCTCGACGAACTGGGTCGCATCCTGGACCTCAAGGGCCGGGTGCTGCCGATGTGCCCGCTGGCGCTGCAGATCGAGGCGGATGTGGCGGGGCTGGAGTCCGATCCGCGGATGTTCCGGGTGATCCGCGGGCAGGTCGCCGTCGCGACCACGGTGGGCCAGGTGCGCCGGGTACGGCTGCTCCCGGGCGATCCGCCCGCGACCCGGCAGGCGGTCGACGCGATCATGGCCGCCGATCTGGTGGTGCTGGGGCCCGGGTCGTGGTTCACCAGTGTGATCCCGCATGTGCTCGTTCCCGGGTTGGCGTCGGCACTGAACGCGACCACCGCGCGGCGGGCGCTGGTGCTGAATCTGGCGGCCGAGCCAGGGGAGACCGCAGGATTCTCCGCCGAACGTCACATTCACGTCCTGGCCCAGCACGCTCCCGGATTTCAGGTGGACGACATCATCATCGACGCCTCGCGGGTTCCCAGTGACCGGGAGCGCGAACAACTGGCACGAACCGCCACGCTGCTCGGCGCGAACGTGGAGTTTGCCGCCGTATCCCGACCTGGTACACAGTTACACGACCCGTCGATGCTGGCAGCGGCGCTGGAAGGGGTGCGAGTGCGCGGCCGGGGGCCCGGCCCGCCCGGTGAGCAGGACCAGGACGGACAACAGACAGTGAACGGACCGAGGGGGGACGACTCGTGGCGATGACGGCCGAGGTCAAGGACGAGCTGAGCCGCCTGGTCGTGAATTCGGTCAGCGCGCGCCGCGCGGAGGTGTCGGCGCTGCTGCGCTTCGCCGGCGGTCTGCACATCGTCGCCGGCCGGGTCGTTGTCGAGGCCGAAGTGGACCTGGGCATCATTGCGCGCCGACTGCGCAAAGACATCCACGATCTGTACGGCTACAGCGCCGTGGTGCACGTGCTGTCGGCCAGCGGTATCCGCAAGAGCACCCGCTACGTGGTGCGGGTTGCCAAAGATGGTGAAGCCTTGGCGAGACAAACAGGGCTGCTCGATCTGCGCGGCCGCCCGGTTCGTGGGCTGCCCGCCCAGGTGGTCGGCGGCAGCGTCAACGATGCCGAGGCAGCTTGGCGGGGAGCATTTTTGGCGCACGGTTCGCTCACCGAGCCCGGGCGTTCGTCGGCGCTGGAGGTCAGCTGCCCGGGTCCGGAGGCGGCGCTGGCACTGGTCGGCGCGGCGCGCCGGCTCGGCATCAGCGCCAAGGCCCGCGAGGTGCGAGGCAGCGACCGGGTGGTGGTGCGCGACGGTGAGGCGATCGGGGCCCTGCTGACCAGGATGGGCGCCCAGGACACCCGGCTCACCTGGGAGGAACGCCGGATGCGGCGCGAGGTCCGGGCGACAGCCAACCGGCTGGCCAATTTCGACGACGCCAACCTGCGGCGCTCGGCGCGGGCGGCGGTCGCCGCCGCGGCCCGCGTGGAGCGGGCGCTGAACATCCTCGGTGACACCGTCCCGGACCATCTGGCGCAGGCCGGGCGGTTGCGGGTCGAGCACCGGCAGGCCTCGCTGGAGGAGCTGGGCCGGCTGGCCGAGCCGCCGATGACCAAAGACGCGGTGGCAGGCCGGATTCGGCGATTGCTGTCGATGGCCGACCGCAAGGCCAAGCAGGACGGGATCCCCGATACCGAATCGGCGGTCACTCCCGATCTGCTTGAGGACGCCTGACCAGCGTGCACGTGCTGAAGCCGTCACCACTAGGCTGGCCTGCGAGCAGTTCACCGCGATTTCCCTCGACGATCTAGGAGAGACACTGTGACCATTCGGGTAGGCGTCAACGGCTTCGGCCGCATCGGGCGCAACTTCTTCCGCGCCCTCGATGCGCAGAAGACCGCTGGCAAGAACACCGACATCGAGATCATCGCGGTCAACGACCTGACCTCGAACGCCTCCCTGGCGCATCTGCTGAAGTTCGACTCGATCCTGGGCCGGCTGCCCTACGACGTCACCCTGGAGGGTGAGGACACCATCGTCGTCGGCGACACCAAGATCAAGGCGCTCGAGGTCAAGGAAGGCCCGGCGGCGCTGCCCTGGGGCGACCTGGGAGTCGACATCGTCGTGGAGTCCACCGGCATCTTCACCAAGCGTGACAAGGCGCAGGGGCACCTGGACGCCGGCGCCAAGAAGGTCATCATCTCCGCGCCCGCCAGCGATGAGGACATCACCATCGTGCTCGGCGTCAACGACGACAAGTACGACGGCAGCCAGAACATCATCTCCAACGCCTCGTGCACCACGAACTGCCTGGGCCCGCTGGCCAAGGTGCTCAACGACGAGTTCGGCATCGTCAAGGGCCTGATGACCACGATCCACGCCTACACCCAGGATCAGAACCTGCAGGACGGCCCGCACAGCGACCTGCGTCGCGCCCGCGCCGCCGCCATCAACATCGTGCCCACCTCCACCGGTGCGGCCAAGGCCATCGGCCTGGTGCTCCCCGAACTCAAGGGCAAGCTGGACGGCTACGCGCTGCGGGTGCCGATCCCCACGGGTTCGGTCACCGACCTCACCGCCGAGCTGAAGAAGTCGGCCACCGCCGACGAGATCAACGCCGCCATGAAGGCCGCCGCCGAGGGCAAGCTCAAGGGCATCCTCAAGTACTACGACGCGCCGATCGTGTCCAGCGATATCGTCACCGACCCGCACAGCTCACTGTTCGACTCGGGCCTGACCAAGGTCATCGACAACCAGGCCAAGGTCGTCTCCTGGTACGACAACGAGTGGGGCTACTCGAACCGCCTG
It includes:
- a CDS encoding bifunctional 3,4-dihydroxy-2-butanone-4-phosphate synthase/GTP cyclohydrolase II, with product MTRLDSVERAVADIAAGKAVVVIDDEDRENEGDLIFAAEKATPELVAFMVRYTSGYLCVPLDGAVCDRLGLLPMYAVNQDKHGTAYTVTVDAKKGVGTGISASDRATTMRALADPAAIAEDFTKPGHVVPLRAKDGGVLRRPGHTEAAVDLARLAGLQPAGAICEIVSQKDEGAMAQTDELRVFADDHDLALISIADLIEWRRKHEKHIERIAEARIPTRHGEFRAVGYTSIYEDVEHVALVRGDISGPEFDGHDVLVRVHSECLTGDVFGSRRCDCGPQLDAAMAMVAQEGRGIVLYMRGHEGRGIGLLHKLQAYQLQDAGADTVDANLELGLPADSRDYGIGAQILVDLGVRSMRLLTNNPAKRVGLDGYGLHITERVPLPVRANAENIRYLMTKRDRMGHDLTGLEDYDEVAPGELGGAR
- the ribH gene encoding 6,7-dimethyl-8-ribityllumazine synthase; the encoded protein is MSGAGGAVPDLPDIDASSVSLGIVVSTWHAQICDALLDGALRAAKRLGVTDPAVVRVHGAIEIPVVAQALAGKYDAVVALGVVIRGETPHFDYVCDAVTQGLTRVSLDLATPVANGVLTTNTEQQAFDRAGLPRSSEDKGAQAAAAALSTALVLRDLAS
- a CDS encoding PH domain-containing protein — protein: MSQDSGGQERSDPGKGSGGEHSDPGNAPWELEVRPHLTPYFVYGAAFLIAAAHIGVGFLLKVGSSGVVFRTADQVGIALVGITIAGVTLLLARPRLRAGAAGISVRNAVAYKLIPWSEVVDVSFPVGARWARVDLPDDEYTAIMAIQAVDKDRAVQAMDRLRALMDRYRPDLNSHSASS
- a CDS encoding GNAT family N-acetyltransferase — protein: MYLYSLWLDPAARGRGLGRTLVAEAVDWARNQRVQRVTLRVHAANEAARAVYDSLGFTVSAGDTAGTVGEITMMLNVN
- the murD gene encoding UDP-N-acetylmuramoyl-L-alanine--D-glutamate ligase, giving the protein MTELAGRVVGIWGLGKEGLSMARTAAAQGAARIIAVDDRAGIVVPGIPNLTVSSGPKAPERLRDTDIVFVSPGVPWRHPVFAQMRDTGPVVSNAADWFMARHGARTVGITGTKGKSTTAAFLAHLLAGLGVPAVAAGNIGTPLSDLDPAAGEWVVAELSSQQCALLRTPPAVAVITNLFQDHLDFHGDITAYYEAKSHVFGAATRCLVTTPAVVEALRRIGISDLPPLRALDPAAVRTPAGDSVLSYAHNTVNAALAALAAEQVLGRPVTEAEVDAAAATFSGLPHRLQTVRRTGGIRWIDDTLATTGEAVVAALSAMRSDEEIALIVGGMDRALDYRQLDAYLCSRRRRVTLIQGPTNGARIGTGFAAAHPDRTHRVDSLQDAVRVAAAVPGVDVVLLSPGAASYDIFRNYEEKAAVYCGYIDVIDTL